The Desulfococcus multivorans DNA window GCATTGTAAATGATGTTCCCGCAGCAGCAGTCGGCAGGCGCCACATTGAAGACCGTGTTGTCCCCCTCGGGCCAGACGGGGTCGGGTTCCCCCTCCGGGAGATAATAGGCCTTGGCCTGGAAATGCCCGACCTCGGCCAGGGGAATCCGCACCTCGAACCGGGAGGCCGTTGTTTTTCGCATGGGGATGTCGAACCAGTCACGATTCAGAGGCGACTCGTCACGAACCACCTCCCGGATAATTTCCCGGCGGGCGACCGCAACCCGGCCGATATTGGTCCGCAGCCAGGCGCCGCCACGCCACGCCGGGGGCGCCTCCAGGGCAATGGTGACGGTATCTCCGCGAAACCGGACCATCCGCAATCCAGGGGCCGGCGTCTGTATCAATTGAGGACTGGTTTTCATTTTTTTCTTCCCCTCCCATCAACGATCATAACCCCAACCTATCCCTTCAGTCTTCAGTCTTCAGCCTTCAGTCTTCAGCCTTTTCTATTTTCACCGTCATCTCAATGGGCTTCAGAGGATTGTCCCGGGAGTCCCGCTCCTCCGAGACAATGGCGTCCACTACGGCCATCCCCTCCGCCACCTCTCCGAAAACCGTGTATTGGCCGTCAAGGGAGGGGGCTTCCGCCACGCAGATGAAAAACTGGGATCCGGCACTGTCGGGATGCCGGGACCTGGCCATGGAGAGGGTTCCCCGCTTGTGGGGCCGGCTGTTGAACTCGGCCTTGAGCTGGTGGCCTGGGCCTCCGGTGCCGTGCCGCATCCGGTCCGCGTCCCGGGAATTGGGATCTCCTCCCTGAATCATGAAGCCCGGGATGACCCGGTGGAAGGTTGTGCCGTCATAAAAGCCTTTCCGGGCCAGCTCGATGAAATTGTGGACATGATTGGGCGCGACATCGGGAAAGAACTTCAGGACGATGTTGCCGAAGCGGGTCTGGATGATCGCCTTTTGCACTTTCATGGCCGAAATCTCCTCGTCCGTGAAGGTCCTGGATCGAATATCCGCGGCACACGCCCCGGCCGGCCAAAAACTCCCAACCCCAAACAGCACGGCAATTACCGCACCCAGAACAAACCCTGTCATCGTCTTCTTCATCACCACCTACCCATCATAAACCGTTTCAGTCAAGAGAAGGCTGAAGACTGAAGGGGTGCGTCAAGGACGAACGGAGCCTTTATCCCCTTTCAGCGCTCAGCCGCTACCCAGTCATCATAACTACAGCCGAAAGTCAAATTATCCCTAAACTCCCTAACCCCTAACCACATAACCACGTAACCACGTAATCACGTAATCACGTAATCACGTAATCACTTAATCACTTAATCACTTAATCACTTTTTTCCTATAACATCTCAACTCCCCTCCCGTATACCCCTATCTTTCCTACCCCACCCCCCAACCCCATATCACCAATGATTCCAATGAAAACCCGGGGTGCTTCTTTGCTTGCAGGTCCATGGAAAAGATGATATACACCATATCTTCAAAATTCAGAAATCTTTAGAAAATAAATAGTTAAGACAATCAACGGAAGGGTTCGTTGCGCGAACAGCCATGAGGATCGTCATGTACAGATCAGACGGAAAGGTTCCGGAAGCCGAAATCAAACAGCGCATCGACCGCCTGCAATCCCAACTCGGGGATGCCGGCGCGGACGCCGCCTTGATCGTCCAGAAGGCGGATCTCTATTATTTTTCCGGAACCGTTCAGGATGCCCATCTCTATATCCCCCGAGAGGGAAAACCGCTGTTGATGGCCCGAAAAGCACTGGAGCGGGCGGCGGCGGAATCATCCGTCGGCGACATCGTTCCCCTCAAAAGCGCCCGGCAGATCCCCGAGATCCTGAAACGAAACGCATATCCCACCCCGAAGACGTTGGGGATGGAGCTGGATGTGCTGTCGGCGAACCTCTATCTGGACTATCAGCGTATTTTTGACGGATCCGTGATCCTGGATGTCTCCCGTTTCATCCGATTGACCCGAATGATCAAATCGCCTTACGAGATCGGGATTCTCCGCGAAGCCGGCAGAAAAGCCGACGAACTCTATGCGGGGATTCCAAGCATGATCCGGGAGGGGATCCCGGAGGTGGAACTGGCCGGGCTTGTCGAGGCCCGGGCACGGAAGCTGGGCCACCAGGGAACGGTGCGCATGCGACTGTGGGGGAGCGAGATGTTTTTCGGGCATCTCATGGCAGGCCCCTCCGCGGCCGTGCCCAGCTTTCTCGCTTCTCCCACCGGCGGTGAGGGCACCGGACCGGCCGTGGGCCAGAGCGCGGGATTCCGGCCCGTCGGCCGCAATGAGCCGATTATGGTGGACTACCCCTTTGTCTATCAAGGCTATATATCGGACCAGACACGAATTTTCGCCGTCGGCGCGATTTCCGACGAGTGGCTCAGGGCCCAGGAAGCCATGATCGAGATTCAATCCCTCATCCAGAAAGCCGCCAGGCCAGGCGCAAGCGTCGGCGAACTCTACGACATGGCCGTGGCGCGGGCGGCGGAATTGGGATATGCCGATCATTTCATGGGCGCAGGCCCGGGGCGCGTCCGTTTTATCGGTCACGGCACGGGCCTGGAACTGGATGAATATCCCTTCATCGCCAAAGGCCGGAAAACCCCCATAGCGGAGGGGATGTGCATCGCACTGGAGCCCAAGCTCATCTTTCCCGGCAAGGGCGTGGTGGGCACAGAGAACACCCACATCGTCACCCCGGACGGTTTGATGCCGCTGACGACATTCAATGAAGGCATCGTGCGGGTCGATTGATCCGGGCAGGATCGTCAAGCGCACTTTCCTTCATCAAGACCCTGTATTATCATTGACATCGTGTTGGTTTCATCAAAACACGAGGAGGTTGCCATGTCCGTTGATCTGCCTGAAGATTACATCCCCACCGACGACGAACCGTACATGAATCCGCGACAGATTGAGTATTTCCGAAGGCAGCTGATTGCCTGGCGGGAAAACCTGTTGGCCGAATCGGAAAAAACGCTGAACAAGCTGAAGGAAGACAAGGAGCGGGACATCGAAGCCGTCGACCAGGGCACCAACGAATCCGCCACGGCCTTCGAGCTGAGAACCCGCGACCGGTACCGGAAGCTCATCAAGAAGATCGAAAGGGCCCTCGAGCGCATCAGCAACGGGACCTATGGATACTGCGAGGAAACCGAAGAGGAGATCGGTATTCGTCGTCTGTTGGCCCGACCCATCGCCACCCTTTCCCTGGAGGCCCAGGAGCGCCACGAGCGCGAAAAGAAAAAACGGGAGGCGAGAAGCGGTTGACCGCTTGTCGCATCGGACGGAAAAACACA harbors:
- a CDS encoding peptidylprolyl isomerase yields the protein MKKTMTGFVLGAVIAVLFGVGSFWPAGACAADIRSRTFTDEEISAMKVQKAIIQTRFGNIVLKFFPDVAPNHVHNFIELARKGFYDGTTFHRVIPGFMIQGGDPNSRDADRMRHGTGGPGHQLKAEFNSRPHKRGTLSMARSRHPDSAGSQFFICVAEAPSLDGQYTVFGEVAEGMAVVDAIVSEERDSRDNPLKPIEMTVKIEKAED
- a CDS encoding M24 family metallopeptidase, whose translation is MYRSDGKVPEAEIKQRIDRLQSQLGDAGADAALIVQKADLYYFSGTVQDAHLYIPREGKPLLMARKALERAAAESSVGDIVPLKSARQIPEILKRNAYPTPKTLGMELDVLSANLYLDYQRIFDGSVILDVSRFIRLTRMIKSPYEIGILREAGRKADELYAGIPSMIREGIPEVELAGLVEARARKLGHQGTVRMRLWGSEMFFGHLMAGPSAAVPSFLASPTGGEGTGPAVGQSAGFRPVGRNEPIMVDYPFVYQGYISDQTRIFAVGAISDEWLRAQEAMIEIQSLIQKAARPGASVGELYDMAVARAAELGYADHFMGAGPGRVRFIGHGTGLELDEYPFIAKGRKTPIAEGMCIALEPKLIFPGKGVVGTENTHIVTPDGLMPLTTFNEGIVRVD
- the dksA gene encoding RNA polymerase-binding protein DksA, which encodes MSVDLPEDYIPTDDEPYMNPRQIEYFRRQLIAWRENLLAESEKTLNKLKEDKERDIEAVDQGTNESATAFELRTRDRYRKLIKKIERALERISNGTYGYCEETEEEIGIRRLLARPIATLSLEAQERHEREKKKREARSG